Part of the Woronichinia naegeliana WA131 genome, TTTGTTAACAGTCTAAAAATACCGCAAAGACCAATAAAAACAAGAATCACAACCACAAAAACGAGACCAATCAAAAGTGAATTAATTTGTAACCTATCTTTATCTCTCTTATCGTAAATAAATCTTCCTATGTCTAGTGAGGAATTTTGAGGAATTATTCCCAATGTTGCATAAGTTTCGGCTATACCTTGCCATCTACCTGGATACATATATCCGATTTCAACAATATCAGGCATAATATCCAATCGCATTTTTTTTGATTCATAATTTAAATGCTCTAATGTATGACGTTTGCTGTATTTTTTGTAAATTAAGTTAATTATTTCCTGAGTATTTTTATTATTTTTAAAAGTATATTTCCAGCCTTGTAGCGAAGCCTCTAAAAATTTACGAGATATATCTGAATGCTCTCTTAAGTATTGTTCTGTTGTAAAAAGTGTATCACCATAAAAGTCAATTCCCGCCGATCTAGGAGAGAAAATGTTATATTGAATTTTATTTTTTTCAAGTAGATAAGGCTCGTCTGTTGTATAAGCAGAAATAGCATTAACTTTATCTTTGATTAGGGGAGTAATATCAAATGAATGAGGATAAAGGACTAACTGTTCCTTAGAGATACCTTCATTTTTAAGATAAGCAAATAAGGAATCTGCATGGGGTTCAATCATAGCTTTTTTGCCAACCAGATTGTGAATATTATTAATTCCTTTATTTTGTTTAGTTAGTAAAACTAGTGGAGAGTGCTGAAAAATTGCAGCGAGTACAACTATCGGCTCGCCTTTAATATGATCAATTACCAGATCGGATGTGCCAACCCCAAACTCTGCTTGGCCATTTAAAACAGATTTAGTTGAGTCTGTCCAATCTGAAGATTCTTCTATTTTAACCCGAAGTCCAGCTTTTCTGTAAAACCCTTTTTCCTGCGCTGCATAATAACCAGCAAATTGAAATTGATGCTTCCATTTTAGTTTCAGAGTGATCTCATCCATGTAAGTAGAAGTTTCCTTGATTTGCTCTTTCCCTAAAGCAAAATAACCAGGAAAACAAACTACACAGGCAAGTGCAAGAAATAGAATAATCAAAAACCTTGAGCAATTGATTTTAGTTAATTTACCCATAAAAATATATCTGTATATGAATTTTGTTGATGGCTTTTTATTCCGTTAGTAGTTTAGTTACTAATTCCAATATCTTCATTCCAGAGTAAAGGTTTTTTTTCAATAAAGTCTTTCATAAGCT contains:
- a CDS encoding ABC transporter substrate-binding protein, translated to MGKLTKINCSRFLIILFLALACVVCFPGYFALGKEQIKETSTYMDEITLKLKWKHQFQFAGYYAAQEKGFYRKAGLRVKIEESSDWTDSTKSVLNGQAEFGVGTSDLVIDHIKGEPIVVLAAIFQHSPLVLLTKQNKGINNIHNLVGKKAMIEPHADSLFAYLKNEGISKEQLVLYPHSFDITPLIKDKVNAISAYTTDEPYLLEKNKIQYNIFSPRSAGIDFYGDTLFTTEQYLREHSDISRKFLEASLQGWKYTFKNNKNTQEIINLIYKKYSKRHTLEHLNYESKKMRLDIMPDIVEIGYMYPGRWQGIAETYATLGIIPQNSSLDIGRFIYDKRDKDRLQINSLLIGLVFVVVILVFIGLCGIFRLLTKLNKGKLYTCCKKFVNIIKYIRLK